The genome window GCCAAACCACAGTGTGtgaatactgtttttagaaataAAGTTTGTTTTCCAAAAGTTGTCATGAAGTTGTCCATCCACGCCTACTTGTGTTTGGTTGTTTTAGGATATCTGCTGTTTTATAAATAACATTAATCTCATTCAGAAGTGACCTGTTATCTCTAGGAAATAAGATATTTTAAGATGTTTTACAATACATGGGATACAACAGCAATGCACAACTGGCTGACGGCAGTCAAAAACATGCCGTAGATTGTAACCGGGATCTGTAAAGGCCctagatatatagagagatggagataaagATATAGAGACATATAGATACAGCATATAGATATAGTattgtatagtataagtatatatacttttttgatcccgtgagggaaatttggtctctgcatttaacccaatcagtgaattagtgaaacacaaacagcacacagtgaacacacagtgaggtgaagcacacactaatcccggcgcagtgagctgcctgctacaatggcggcgctcggggagcagtgaggggttaggtgccttgctcaagggcacttcagccgcagcccactggtcggggctcaaaccggcaaccctctggttataagtccagagtgctaaccagtgggccacggctgcccctagtaTTAAGCTTGTACAAGGaggatatctctctctctctctctctctctctctctctctctctctctctctctctctctctctctctctctctctctctctctctctctctctctcactctcactctcactctctctctctctctctctctgatatttTAGCGCTGTAATCtcagtgattttttttgtctttcagaGCTGAGTGAGTTGATTGACCAGTATAAGGAGTCGGTGCGGACCGCCTACGGGGTATTTGAGGAGTACAATTCCTTGCCCGGGGAGAACCTTCAGCTGGAGGAGCGCTACACGGAGCTGCTGATTGTCCAGAGGCACCGTGAGCAGAGGGAACGTGAGGAGGAGATCCGCTCCTGGAGCGAGGACCTCCAGCAGGTCTACAGTGCCAGGAAGACTCAGGCCTACCGCAGCACTAGTGTTGACCAGCTCCTGCGGGCTCAGGGCCACACCGCTGCCCCGAAGGCAGTCATCCTCCAGGGGAATTCCGGGAGCGGGAAAACCTTCACCACGCGCAAGATTATGCTCGAAAGCTCTATGATGGCGTATTTGATTTTGTTTTCCGTCTGAAGTGCAAGGAACTGAATTACTACTCTGGAGAGAAGAGCATGGTGGAGATCCTGAGCACCAGTGAGAAGCTCATGCCAGCCGTCTCCCAGGTGTTGAGAACCGCTCCGGAGAGAGTGGCTTCGACGAGCTCAGGTTTTCACGAGAAGCAGCCTCGGTGTCTTTTCCCACAGATGTGTCCACACCAGCTCCCATGGAGGCAACGTTAAGTGCTCTGTTTAGAGGGAAGGTCCTCTCAGACTCTGCCGTCATGGTCACCACCCGGTCCACGGCCTCGGACGGCCTGAGGAAGCTGCATTTCAACGAGATTCTAGGCTTCTTGGACGAGGCCGTGCGCAAGTACTTCCGCAAGTATTTCAAAGACGAGCAGCTGCCGCAGAGGGCATTCGAGTGCGTCCGGGCCAACGAGACGCTCTACACGGCTTGCTTCATCCCCGTCATCTGCTGGATCATATGCACCGTGCTGAAGGAGAGGATCGAGGACGGCCTGGACATGACCTCAGGACTGCAGACCACTACCGCCATCTTTGTGCACTTCGTGAACACGCTGCTGGAGCACCACTGCCAAAACCTGAACCAGCCGCCAGAGGTTCTGCTTAGGAACATCGGGCGTCTGGCCGAGAGCGGGATCGAGAGGCAGCAGGTCTTGTTCGACGAGCGCAGCATCTCCGAGGCCGTCTCTGATCCCAGCAGCGTCCCATTCCTGTGCAAGTTCCTGAAGAAGAAGATTGGCCGGCTCCAGACCATGTTCACCTTCATGCACCTCAGCTTCCAGGAGTTCTTCGCCGCTCTCCACTACCTTCTCCTGGACGAAGCCGAGGCTGAGAGCAAGATGGACAAACTGTTGCTCTCTGTGGAGGGACAGGGTGACGGTGTGTGACAGTCTCACCTGCGCCCTGTTGTCCAGTTCATCTGCGGCCTGCTGAACAGAGATGTGAGAGATACCCTCAGCGACGCGTTCTCTATCAGCCTGTCCACAGTGGATGTGATCCGTGCGCGGCTGGAGCGCTGGATAGCCCACATGGTGGAGCTGGAGAAGAACAAAATCTTGTCGGAGGCCAAAATGCAGCTCTTCCTGCTCCACTGCCTCTATGAGCACCACAAGGACAAGTACACCGCCGCCGTGATGGACTTTTGGGGAAGCCTGGACCCCAGCTTTCTGCCCCTCAACAACACAGACTGCTGGGTGCTGCTCTACTGCCTCAGGTGTTGCCCCAAAGTCGGGAGTCTCAAGCTCCAATACTGCAACATCACGCCCACCAAACTGCGCATGCTGCAGCCGGGCCTCATCAGATGTGAAAACCTGAAGTGAGTATTCCAGCATATCAGCATCAACTTTCCTGAACTGGGGcatgtttcccaaaaccatagttgctaactaacttagttgctaactaagttaactaagttagcaactttgtttcccatttcccattgccaaccaactaagttgctaacaggttagcaattatggttttgggaaaagcACCCCTGAATGACCTAAATGCATATGATCTCATTGTACAGCTAAATCAAATCTAATTATATAAATAATCATGAACAAAAGGAGGACAGGAGTTAGCTATCTGAGTTATGACTTGGATCCTGTGCTTGGATACAGTGCTCactgctctctgctctctgtctgtGATGTCTTTTTGTCTTATCTTGTATGTTGTACTTGGGTCTGACAATGGTCTTTGCTCTCTGCTGCCCCCTGTGTCATGTCTGTGATTTGTATGTTGTACTTGGAGCTGATGATGGTCTCCGCTCTCTGCTGCCCCCTGTGTCATGTCTGTGATTTGTATGTTGTACTTAGAGCTGATGATGGTCTCTGCTCTCTGCTGCCCCCTGTAGTCTGGAAGTAGAAGCACTGACTGATGAAGATGTAGCAAACCTAGCTGGTGCTCTGGGGGCAGGCAAAACCCTGAGTCTGAGGTAAGGACACAACTCAACACAAAttcacagatagatagatagatagatagatactttattgatccccaggggaaattcaagtaaatTCACTAAAACAATTCCATGCTGGAGTCACATATTTTACAAAGTTAATTTCTCCATGCTGTCACCACACTTCATATCTTAATTTGTATGGTTGGCCGGTTAGGACAATAGACAGCCTGCTGTCTGAG of Alosa sapidissima isolate fAloSap1 chromosome 1, fAloSap1.pri, whole genome shotgun sequence contains these proteins:
- the LOC121683771 gene encoding LOW QUALITY PROTEIN: NACHT, LRR and PYD domains-containing protein 1 homolog (The sequence of the model RefSeq protein was modified relative to this genomic sequence to represent the inferred CDS: inserted 2 bases in 2 codons; substituted 1 base at 1 genomic stop codon), which codes for MLETVTDYIPPAPLEANELSELIDQYKESVRTAYGVFEEYNSLPGENLQLEERYTELLIVQRHREQREREEEIRSWSEDLQQVYSARKTQAYRSTSVDQLLRAQGHTAAPKAVILQGNSGSGKTFTTRKIMLXKLYDGVFDFVFRLKCKELNYYSGEKSMVEILSTSEKLMPAVSQVLRTAPERXGFDELRFSREAASVSFPTDVSTPAPMEATLSALFRGKVLSDSAVMVTTRSTASDGLRKLHFNEILGFLDEAVRKYFRKYFKDEQLPQRAFECVRANETLYTACFIPVICWIICTVLKERIEDGLDMTSGLQTTTAIFVHFVNTLLEHHCQNLNQPPEVLLRNIGRLAESGIERQQVLFDERSISEAVSDPSSVPFLCKFLKKKIGRLQTMFTFMHLSFQEFFAALHYLLLDEAEAESKMDKLLLSVEGQGDGVXQSHLRPVVQFICGLLNRDVRDTLSDAFSISLSTVDVIRARLERWIAHMVELEKNKILSEAKMQLFLLHCLYEHHKDKYTAAVMDFWGSLDPSFLPLNNTDCWVLLYCLRCCPKVGSLKLQYCNITPTKLRMLQPGLIRCENLKADDGLCSLLPPVV